A part of Anabas testudineus chromosome 7, fAnaTes1.2, whole genome shotgun sequence genomic DNA contains:
- the mafba gene encoding transcription factor MafB, whose translation MLQQVGAQRWRSPNNYCMKQERREEALINKSVFVTLTGTFAYLQKRHDGSMSAEMNMGPELPSSPLALEYVNDFDLMKFDVKKEGLVGLERNGVRQCNRLQPQGSVSSTPISTPCSSVPSSPSFSPTEQKNHLEELYWMPNSGYHQQIDPQTLSLTPEDAVEALIGATAHGHPPPPHVQQQLQQQGAFEGYRGPHHHHSHHGHGQQHHHPYAGGIPHHAEELSGHPGGHNHPHSQHHHHHNQDPDSPSPVSPDSHQPLHHHRHHHHHHHPHGHLSQSGAHHSSGGGLSVEDRFSDEQLVSMSVRELNRHLRGFTKDEVIRLKQKRRTLKNRGYAQSCRFKRVQQKHVLENEKTQLMNQVEQLKAEISRLARERDAYKLKCEKLTGSGANNGFREAGSTSDNPSSPEFFM comes from the coding sequence ATGCTACAGCAAGTCGGtgcacagaggtggaggagccCAAACAACTATTGCATGAAacaagaaaggagagaagaggcgCTGATTAATAAGTCGGTTTTTGTGACGCTCACAGGCACCTTTGCATATCTGCAAAAGAGACACGACGGCAGCATGAGTGCAGAGATGAACATGGGCCCGGAGCTACCCAGTAGCCCACTGGCTCTGGAATATGTCAATGATTTTGACCTGATGAAGTTTGACGTGAAGAAGGAAGGCCTGGTCGGCCTGGAGCGCAACGGTGTGCGCCAGTGTAACCGTCTCCAACCCCAGGGCTCTGTGTCCTCCACCCCTATCAGTACACCCTGCAGCTCGGTGCCCTCTTCACCCAGCTTCAGTcccacagagcagaaaaatcACCTAGAGGAGCTGTACTGGATGCCGAACAGCGGGTACCATCAACAGATAGACCCGCAGACTTTAAGCCTGACCCCAGAGGACGCGGTGGAGGCGCTGATTGGAGCCACAGCTCACGGCCATCCTCCACCTCCGCACGtccaacagcagctgcagcagcaaggCGCTTTCGAGGGCTACAGGGGCCCGCATCACCACCACAGCCACCACGGCCACGGCCAGCAGCACCATCACCCCTACGCGGGAGGCATCCCGCACCACGCCGAGGAACTGTCCGGACACCCGGGCGGCCACAACCACCCGCACAGCCAGCACCACCATCATCACAACCAGGACCCCGACAGCCCGTCCCCGGTCTCCCCAGACTCCCACCAGCCGCtccaccaccaccgccaccaccaccaccatcaccatccaCACGGTCACCTGAGCCAGTCGGGGGCGCACCACAGCTCCGGGGGCGGACTCAGCGTGGAGGACCGCTTCTCCGACGAGCAGCTGGTGTCCATGTCGGTGAGGGAGCTCAACAGACACCTACGGGGCTTCACCAAGGACGAGGTCATCCGCCTCAAGCAGAAGAGGAGGACCCTGAAGAACCGGGGCTACGCGCAGTCCTGCCGGTTCAAGCGGGTGCAACAGAAGCACGTGCTGGAGAACGAGAAGACGCAGCTGATGAACcaggtggagcagctgaagGCGGAGATCAGCCGGCTGGCGAGGGAGAGGGACGCCTACAAACTCAAGTGTGAGAAACTGACGGGGTCAGGGGCCAACAACGGGTTCCGCGAGGCTGGCTCGACCAGTGACAACCCTTCATCACCAGAGTTTTTCATGTGA